The Paraburkholderia sabiae genome includes a region encoding these proteins:
- a CDS encoding ABC transporter ATP-binding protein gives MSAVHLQQIRKAFAGTEVLKGVDIDVKEHEFLVFVGPSGCGKSTLLRSIAGLERIDSGHVVIEGEDVTELEPSQRGVAMVFQSYALYPHMSVYENIAFGLRMIKLPEAQIKERVHRAAEILQIGQLLERRPRALSGGQRQRVAIGRSIVREPKVFLFDEPLSNLDAALRVQMRLELIKLHKQLNATMIYVTHDQTEAMTMADRIVVLNYGQVEQIGSPLELYRTPRNRFVAGFIGSPKMNFLDVLVQKKDAQRLTIELPGGAPLDVPCNGDGVEAGQTLVLGIRPEHFIESANGNADSALTGEVMVIEHLGSETLLHVRLADERVIQVKGSGESTAEEGQRLQAGFSVRHVHLFREDGLALEPGSVVREELRVG, from the coding sequence ATGAGTGCCGTACATCTGCAGCAGATCCGCAAAGCGTTCGCAGGTACCGAGGTGCTGAAGGGCGTCGATATCGACGTGAAAGAACACGAATTTCTCGTGTTCGTCGGGCCGTCGGGTTGCGGGAAATCCACGCTGTTGCGCAGCATTGCCGGACTCGAGCGGATCGATTCAGGTCACGTCGTGATAGAAGGCGAAGACGTGACGGAACTGGAGCCGTCGCAGCGCGGCGTCGCGATGGTGTTCCAGTCTTATGCGCTGTATCCGCATATGTCGGTGTACGAGAACATTGCATTCGGGCTGCGCATGATCAAATTGCCCGAAGCGCAGATCAAGGAGCGCGTGCATCGCGCGGCGGAGATTCTTCAGATCGGGCAATTGCTGGAGCGGCGGCCGCGCGCGCTGTCGGGCGGGCAGCGGCAGCGCGTGGCGATCGGGCGCTCGATCGTGCGCGAACCGAAAGTGTTTCTGTTCGACGAGCCGCTGTCGAATCTCGACGCCGCATTACGCGTGCAGATGCGTCTCGAACTGATCAAACTGCACAAGCAGCTCAACGCCACGATGATCTACGTCACGCACGACCAGACGGAAGCGATGACGATGGCCGATCGCATCGTGGTACTCAATTATGGTCAGGTGGAACAGATCGGTTCGCCGCTGGAGTTGTATCGCACGCCGCGCAATCGCTTTGTCGCGGGTTTTATCGGCTCGCCGAAGATGAATTTTCTCGATGTGCTTGTGCAGAAGAAAGACGCACAGCGCCTGACGATCGAACTGCCTGGCGGCGCGCCGCTCGACGTGCCGTGCAATGGCGATGGCGTCGAAGCGGGGCAGACGCTTGTGCTCGGCATTCGGCCCGAGCATTTCATCGAATCGGCGAATGGGAATGCGGATAGCGCGCTGACGGGCGAGGTGATGGTCATCGAGCATCTGGGCAGCGAAACGTTGCTGCATGTGCGTCTCGCGGATGAGCGCGTGATTCAGGTCAAGGGTTCAGGCGAATCGACTGCGGAGGAAGGACAGCGTCTGCAGGCGGGGTTTTCGGTGCGGCATGTGCATCTGTTTCGGGAGGATGGGTTGGCGCTTGAGCCGGGGTCGGTTGTTCGTGAGGAGTTGCGGGTGGGTTGA
- a CDS encoding sarcosine oxidase subunit delta → MKIMTCPVNGARPVSEFAYWGELRPMPDPETASDAQWADYVFCRNGAAGVKQEWWCHTPSNTWFIAERDTAKDLVLRTWLASGEA, encoded by the coding sequence ATGAAGATCATGACCTGTCCGGTGAATGGCGCGCGGCCGGTATCGGAATTCGCATACTGGGGCGAGCTTCGCCCGATGCCCGACCCGGAGACGGCCAGCGACGCGCAATGGGCCGACTACGTGTTCTGCCGCAACGGCGCAGCGGGCGTCAAGCAGGAATGGTGGTGCCACACGCCGAGCAACACGTGGTTCATCGCCGAACGCGATACCGCGAAAGATCTCGTGCTGCGCACGTGGCTCGCGAGCGGGGAGGCCTGA
- a CDS encoding FAD-dependent oxidoreductase, with product MFTRHDTLRRSYDVVIIGAGGHGLASAYYLAKEHGITNVAVLEKGYIGGGNTGRNTTIIRSNYLTPEGVQFYDESVKLWQDLSQDFDLNLFYSTRGHYTLAHTDSAMRTMRWRAEVNKHYGVDSEVVGPNEVKKAAPMIDISCGGVAPIMGALYHAPGAVARHDAVAWGYGRGADQRGVEIHQQTEVLGIDVVGGKVKGVKTSRGYISTNKVLCAVAGSTPRLTDMVGVRTPIFIHPLQAMVSEPLKPWLDPILVSGSLHVYISQSARGELVMGASLDPYELHSTRSTLDFVEGLTAHMLEMFPFLSQAKVMRQWAGMADMTPDFAPIMGKTPVEGFYLDAGWGTWGFKATPVCGKTMSHTVANDATHPLIEGFSLDRFRQFSLTGEKGAASVGH from the coding sequence ATGTTCACGAGACACGACACTTTGCGTCGTTCATATGACGTTGTGATCATCGGCGCGGGCGGCCACGGTCTTGCGTCCGCCTACTATCTCGCGAAAGAGCACGGCATCACGAACGTCGCCGTGCTGGAGAAGGGGTATATCGGAGGAGGTAATACCGGGCGTAACACCACGATCATCCGCTCGAACTATCTGACGCCCGAAGGCGTGCAGTTCTACGACGAGTCGGTGAAGCTGTGGCAGGACCTGTCGCAGGACTTCGATCTCAACCTGTTCTATTCGACGCGCGGGCACTACACGCTCGCTCACACCGATTCGGCGATGCGCACGATGCGCTGGCGCGCCGAGGTCAACAAGCACTACGGGGTGGACTCGGAAGTCGTGGGTCCGAACGAGGTGAAGAAGGCCGCACCGATGATCGACATCTCGTGTGGCGGCGTCGCGCCCATCATGGGCGCGCTGTATCACGCACCGGGCGCCGTCGCGCGGCACGATGCCGTTGCGTGGGGTTACGGACGCGGCGCCGATCAGCGCGGCGTCGAGATCCATCAGCAGACGGAAGTGCTCGGTATCGACGTGGTGGGCGGCAAGGTCAAGGGCGTGAAAACGTCACGCGGCTACATCTCGACGAACAAGGTGCTGTGCGCCGTGGCGGGCTCGACGCCGCGCTTGACGGATATGGTCGGCGTGCGCACGCCCATCTTCATTCATCCGCTGCAGGCGATGGTGAGCGAGCCGCTCAAGCCGTGGCTCGATCCCATTCTCGTGTCGGGCAGCCTGCACGTGTACATCAGCCAGTCGGCGCGCGGCGAACTCGTGATGGGCGCATCGCTCGATCCGTACGAACTGCACTCGACCCGCTCGACGCTCGATTTCGTCGAAGGGCTCACCGCGCACATGCTCGAAATGTTCCCGTTCCTGTCGCAGGCGAAGGTGATGCGGCAATGGGCGGGGATGGCCGACATGACGCCGGACTTCGCGCCGATCATGGGCAAGACGCCCGTCGAAGGTTTCTATCTCGATGCAGGCTGGGGCACATGGGGCTTCAAGGCCACGCCCGTGTGCGGCAAGACGATGTCCCACACGGTCGCGAACGACGCCACGCATCCGCTGATCGAGGGCTTCTCGCTCGACCGTTTCCGCCAGTTCTCGCTCACAGGCGAGAAGGGCGCGGCATCCGTCGGTCACTGA
- a CDS encoding carbohydrate ABC transporter permease, which yields MLNGTVQPDNGVTRGRPRSRVRLPGSAAFWFLIPAIFTLAAIGIYPLLLALYNSFHQYKLADLASGTPFIWFDNYTATLTDPSFWGALGRTALFLCVTLPIEVALGLFAALMLHRTTLPWMRAVARVSLVIPMATTYAVVGLIGRLIFNRQFGVANYIAGFFGMPPQDWLADPTLAFVSVMIMDIWQWTPFCALILLAGLTMVPKEAEEAARLETPRWSKILWHLQRPYLLPGLTAILILRSADMLKMFDAVFTMTRGGPGTATEFISVYIQRVGFRLFDQGMASAQAILLLILTIVLSRLYIRFVYREAA from the coding sequence ATGTTGAACGGCACCGTGCAACCGGACAACGGCGTGACACGAGGACGGCCCCGCTCGCGGGTCCGTCTGCCTGGCTCGGCCGCGTTCTGGTTTCTGATTCCCGCGATCTTCACGCTGGCGGCCATTGGCATTTATCCGCTGCTGCTGGCGTTGTACAACTCGTTTCATCAGTACAAGCTCGCGGATCTGGCGTCGGGCACGCCGTTCATCTGGTTCGACAACTACACGGCGACGCTCACGGACCCGTCGTTCTGGGGCGCGCTCGGACGCACGGCGCTGTTTCTGTGCGTCACGCTGCCGATCGAAGTCGCGCTCGGACTGTTCGCCGCGCTGATGCTCCATCGCACGACGTTGCCGTGGATGCGCGCCGTCGCGCGCGTCAGTCTCGTGATTCCGATGGCGACCACGTATGCCGTGGTGGGACTGATCGGCCGGCTCATTTTCAACCGGCAGTTCGGTGTGGCGAACTACATCGCCGGCTTTTTCGGCATGCCGCCGCAAGACTGGCTCGCCGATCCGACGCTCGCTTTCGTGTCGGTGATGATCATGGACATCTGGCAATGGACGCCGTTCTGCGCGCTCATTCTGCTCGCCGGCCTGACGATGGTGCCGAAAGAAGCCGAAGAAGCCGCGCGCCTCGAAACGCCGAGGTGGAGCAAGATTCTGTGGCATCTGCAGAGGCCTTATCTGCTGCCCGGCCTCACCGCGATCCTGATTCTGCGTTCCGCCGACATGCTCAAGATGTTCGACGCCGTCTTCACGATGACGCGCGGCGGTCCTGGCACCGCGACGGAGTTCATCAGCGTGTACATCCAGCGCGTCGGTTTCCGTCTGTTCGATCAGGGCATGGCGTCGGCACAGGCAATCCTGTTGCTGATCCTGACCATCGTGCTGTCGCGGCTCTATATCCGCTTCGTTTATCGGGAGGCTGCGTGA
- a CDS encoding helix-turn-helix domain-containing protein, whose product MKSEKEPDLTTQLEETGDGRSIESFLGKVVKEHRTNQGLTIADLAEQSGLSRSMVSKIENGQVSTSLDSIVSLARALGISISALFKNFEHSEGNAQHVKAGKGMEVVRRGTTKGHTYHLLAYDQGPVKLFEPFLITMDDEAEVFPTFEHPGTEFIYMLQGKMEYRHGNRSYLLQPGDALTFRGSVAHGPERLIKLPIRFITVIMYGQSPELDT is encoded by the coding sequence ATGAAGAGCGAAAAAGAACCCGACCTGACCACCCAGCTGGAAGAAACGGGCGACGGAAGATCGATTGAGTCGTTCCTCGGCAAGGTCGTCAAGGAGCACCGCACGAACCAGGGTCTCACGATCGCCGACCTTGCCGAGCAAAGCGGTCTGTCGCGCAGCATGGTGTCGAAGATCGAGAACGGCCAGGTGTCGACCAGTCTCGATTCGATCGTGAGCCTTGCGCGCGCATTGGGCATTTCCATTTCCGCGCTGTTCAAGAACTTCGAGCACAGCGAAGGCAACGCGCAGCACGTGAAGGCCGGCAAGGGCATGGAGGTCGTGCGGCGGGGGACCACCAAGGGGCATACCTATCATCTGCTCGCGTACGATCAGGGGCCCGTCAAGCTGTTCGAGCCGTTCCTCATCACGATGGACGACGAGGCCGAAGTGTTCCCCACCTTCGAACATCCCGGCACTGAGTTCATCTATATGCTCCAGGGCAAGATGGAGTATCGCCACGGCAATCGCAGCTATCTGCTGCAACCGGGCGATGCGCTGACCTTCCGCGGCTCGGTCGCGCACGGTCCCGAGCGTCTGATCAAGCTTCCCATCCGCTTCATCACCGTCATCATGTACGGCCAGTCGCCCGAACTGGATACCTGA
- a CDS encoding ABC transporter substrate-binding protein — translation MKKRFLQPTAIAFSIAAASLLCAANAGAWTLKEAAQPYSGTTIKAIFLDRPGYKAAQKLIPQFEKETGINVKWEVIPYENTREKEVLNFVGGGDQDVVLVDVVWIGEFASNKWLVPIKTFTDNPKLADPKLNLPGFFPILLDSFGSWDKVTYGLPFDNYSGLMFYNKCMLKDAGFNEPPKTWDELLNTYAPKLTQPSKNQFAFALQSRRGETQSADSFMRVLWPNGGSLLDAKFKSNLMSPQSQAGLEYRQKLMKYMPPGIVDFDHAEAVNALAQGQVAMITEWSAFYPTLTDPSKSKIGNCLAITTEPKGPAGLKPALGGFSLAVNAKSNAKKQAAAWLFIQWITSEEMAKPYLEAGGVPARTAVYQDKAVQDKYPFVKPMVESWQGGVPDYRPRFPEWPAVSEVIGEWGTKIMLGQVSVKDGAQTIGSKTEEILNKAGYYSGKKPLLK, via the coding sequence ATGAAGAAGCGCTTTTTGCAGCCCACCGCCATTGCGTTCTCGATTGCCGCGGCGTCGCTGCTCTGCGCTGCCAATGCGGGTGCGTGGACATTGAAAGAGGCCGCGCAGCCGTATTCGGGCACTACGATCAAGGCGATCTTTCTCGATCGCCCCGGCTACAAGGCCGCGCAAAAACTGATTCCGCAGTTCGAAAAAGAAACGGGCATCAACGTCAAGTGGGAAGTGATTCCGTACGAGAACACCCGCGAAAAGGAAGTGCTCAACTTCGTGGGCGGCGGCGATCAGGACGTGGTGCTCGTCGACGTCGTGTGGATCGGCGAATTCGCGAGCAACAAGTGGCTCGTGCCGATCAAGACGTTCACGGACAACCCCAAGCTCGCCGATCCGAAGCTGAATCTGCCCGGCTTTTTCCCGATCCTGCTCGACTCGTTCGGCTCGTGGGACAAGGTCACGTACGGCCTGCCGTTCGATAACTACTCGGGCCTGATGTTCTACAACAAGTGCATGCTGAAGGATGCGGGCTTCAACGAGCCGCCGAAGACCTGGGACGAACTGCTGAACACGTATGCGCCGAAACTCACGCAGCCCAGCAAGAACCAGTTCGCTTTCGCGTTGCAGTCGCGGCGCGGCGAAACGCAGTCGGCGGATAGCTTCATGCGCGTGCTGTGGCCGAACGGCGGTTCGCTGCTCGACGCCAAGTTCAAGTCGAATCTGATGTCGCCGCAATCGCAGGCGGGCCTCGAATACCGGCAAAAACTGATGAAATACATGCCGCCCGGCATCGTCGACTTCGATCACGCGGAAGCCGTAAACGCGCTCGCGCAAGGACAGGTCGCGATGATCACCGAATGGTCCGCGTTCTATCCGACGCTCACCGATCCGAGTAAATCGAAGATCGGCAACTGCCTCGCAATCACCACGGAACCGAAGGGACCGGCGGGACTGAAGCCCGCGCTGGGCGGATTCTCGCTGGCCGTCAACGCGAAGTCGAATGCGAAGAAGCAGGCGGCCGCGTGGCTCTTCATCCAGTGGATCACGTCCGAAGAGATGGCCAAGCCGTATCTCGAAGCGGGCGGCGTGCCCGCGCGCACAGCCGTGTATCAGGACAAGGCTGTGCAGGACAAGTATCCGTTCGTGAAGCCGATGGTCGAATCGTGGCAAGGCGGCGTGCCGGATTATCGTCCGCGCTTCCCGGAATGGCCGGCTGTTTCCGAAGTGATCGGCGAATGGGGCACGAAGATCATGCTCGGCCAGGTGTCGGTGAAGGACGGCGCGCAGACCATCGGCTCGAAGACGGAAGAAATCCTCAACAAGGCGGGCTACTACAGCGGCAAGAAGCCTTTGCTCAAGTAA
- the narL gene encoding two-component system response regulator NarL, protein MEPVNTVLLIDDHALFRKGVAQLIQMNPEFRVVGEASSGRVGVDLAVRLKPDVVLIDLNMPDMNGIETLEMMREHGVDARFLMLTVSDNERDVVAALRAGASGYLLKDMEPEELCLNLQKALQGTAVLSEAVTGKLFHALSAGQPLPANQSNLSAREQEVLDYLVEGMCNKEIARKLDISVGTVKVHVKHLLHKLDLHSRVEAVVWHHEHLARRNPPGA, encoded by the coding sequence GTGGAGCCTGTCAATACCGTACTGCTTATCGACGATCACGCGCTGTTCCGCAAGGGCGTCGCACAGCTGATCCAGATGAACCCCGAGTTTCGCGTCGTAGGGGAGGCTTCGTCGGGGCGCGTGGGCGTCGACCTCGCGGTTCGGCTCAAGCCGGACGTCGTGCTGATCGATCTGAACATGCCGGACATGAACGGGATCGAAACGCTCGAAATGATGCGCGAACATGGCGTCGATGCCCGCTTCCTGATGTTGACGGTTTCGGACAACGAACGCGACGTGGTCGCCGCGCTGCGCGCCGGCGCAAGCGGCTATCTGCTGAAGGACATGGAGCCGGAAGAATTGTGCCTCAATCTGCAGAAGGCGCTGCAGGGCACGGCCGTGCTCAGCGAGGCCGTGACGGGCAAACTCTTTCACGCGCTGTCGGCCGGGCAGCCGCTGCCCGCCAATCAGTCGAACCTTTCCGCGCGCGAGCAGGAAGTGCTCGACTATCTCGTCGAAGGGATGTGCAACAAGGAGATTGCGCGCAAGCTCGACATCAGCGTCGGAACCGTCAAGGTTCACGTCAAGCATCTGCTGCATAAGCTCGATCTGCATTCGCGGGTCGAAGCCGTCGTGTGGCATCACGAGCATCTCGCGCGCCGCAATCCGCCGGGTGCGTGA
- a CDS encoding carbohydrate ABC transporter permease, with translation MNAPSTQPSAALTGNGTLTARARRARTARRNATAWHFLGLLVVFLSSVFPFYWMVTTSLKSQAQALAYPPVWLFKPTFAHYAEALFTHEVGGSLINSLIIASSTTVLSILLGTPAAYALARYEFRGKEDLWFWFISNRMVSPVVLAVPFFLIATKLDIVDTHIVLILLYITFSLPIVIWICTDQFRNIPVELDEAARLDGASPWRIFWRINLPLAMPGIVVSAIFAFIFSWNDLLYALVLTRTDAITSPVAATSYMSGYELPWGEIMATGTLIVLPMVVFALLVSGRLVQGLTMGAVK, from the coding sequence GTGAACGCACCTTCGACGCAACCCTCAGCCGCGCTCACCGGCAACGGCACACTGACGGCGCGTGCCCGACGCGCACGCACCGCGCGGCGCAACGCGACCGCATGGCATTTCCTCGGCCTGCTGGTGGTGTTCCTGTCGTCCGTGTTTCCGTTCTACTGGATGGTGACGACGAGCCTCAAGAGCCAGGCGCAGGCACTCGCTTATCCGCCCGTGTGGCTCTTCAAACCGACCTTCGCGCATTACGCGGAAGCGCTCTTCACGCATGAAGTGGGCGGCAGTCTGATCAATTCGCTGATCATCGCCAGCAGCACGACCGTCCTGTCGATTCTGCTCGGCACGCCCGCCGCCTACGCCCTCGCGCGCTACGAATTTCGCGGCAAGGAAGACCTGTGGTTCTGGTTCATCTCGAACCGCATGGTGAGCCCTGTCGTGCTCGCCGTACCGTTCTTCCTGATCGCGACGAAGCTCGATATCGTCGATACGCATATCGTGCTGATCCTGCTCTACATCACGTTCTCGCTGCCTATCGTCATCTGGATCTGCACGGACCAGTTCCGCAACATTCCCGTCGAACTCGACGAAGCGGCGCGGCTCGATGGTGCGTCGCCGTGGCGGATCTTCTGGCGTATCAATCTGCCGCTCGCGATGCCGGGCATCGTCGTGTCGGCGATCTTCGCCTTCATCTTCTCGTGGAACGACCTGCTCTACGCGCTGGTGCTGACGCGCACGGACGCGATCACGTCGCCCGTCGCGGCCACCAGCTACATGAGCGGCTATGAACTGCCGTGGGGCGAAATCATGGCGACAGGCACGCTGATCGTGCTGCCGATGGTGGTGTTCGCGTTGCTCGTTTCG
- the purU gene encoding formyltetrahydrofolate deformylase, which produces MSSNTHRFTLTLSCPDRIGIVSAVSTFLAEHRGWIIEATHHADEVEKRFFMRHEIVADSLPFGIGGFRERFAHIAKEFAMDWKISDNSVKKRVVILVSKLEHCLYDLLARWKAGELDIEIPCVISNHETWRSFVEWHGIPFHYVPVTPDNKAQAYDQVQRLFEDARADTMVLARYMQVLSPKLCADYPGRIINIHHSFLPSFVGAKPYHQAYGRGVKLTGATCHYVTEELDQGPIIEQDVIRVSHSDRPDDLVRLGRDIEKTVLARGLRYHIEDRVLIHGNKTIVLR; this is translated from the coding sequence ATGTCCTCCAATACGCACCGCTTCACGCTGACTCTGTCCTGTCCCGACCGCATCGGCATCGTGTCGGCTGTAAGCACGTTCCTTGCCGAGCATCGCGGGTGGATCATCGAGGCCACTCATCACGCGGACGAAGTCGAGAAGCGCTTCTTCATGCGCCACGAGATCGTGGCCGACTCGCTGCCGTTCGGCATCGGCGGCTTTCGCGAGCGCTTCGCTCACATCGCGAAGGAGTTCGCGATGGACTGGAAGATCTCCGACAACTCGGTGAAGAAGCGCGTCGTCATCCTCGTGTCGAAGCTCGAACACTGTCTCTACGATCTGCTGGCGCGCTGGAAAGCGGGCGAGCTGGACATCGAGATTCCGTGCGTGATCTCGAACCACGAGACCTGGCGCAGCTTCGTCGAGTGGCACGGCATTCCGTTCCATTACGTGCCCGTCACGCCCGACAACAAGGCGCAGGCCTACGACCAGGTGCAGCGCCTGTTCGAAGACGCGCGCGCCGACACGATGGTGCTCGCGCGCTACATGCAGGTGCTGTCGCCGAAGCTGTGCGCGGACTATCCCGGCCGGATCATCAACATCCATCATTCGTTCCTGCCGAGTTTCGTCGGCGCGAAGCCGTATCACCAGGCTTATGGCCGGGGCGTGAAGCTGACAGGCGCCACGTGCCACTACGTGACGGAAGAACTCGATCAGGGGCCGATCATCGAGCAGGATGTGATTCGCGTGAGTCACTCGGACCGGCCCGACGATCTCGTGCGCCTTGGCCGCGACATCGAGAAGACCGTGTTGGCAAGAGGCTTGCGTTATCACATCGAGGACCGCGTGCTGATTCACGGCAACAAGACCATCGTGTTGCGCTGA